One region of Buchnera aphidicola (Eriosoma lanigerum) genomic DNA includes:
- the nuoF gene encoding NADH-quinone oxidoreductase subunit NuoF, whose protein sequence is MSIIEKTQETHPLTWWVNNRKQTVWIHDYISKNGYKALSMALKNTTESGIIDIVKQSGLKGRGGAGFLTGIKWSLVSDNNKIYPHYLLCNADEMEPGTYKDRLLMEQIPHQLIEGMLIAAFAIKSSCGYIFLRGEYIKAEYILNRAISEAKELGYLGKNILGSNFSFNVFLHTGAGRYICGEETALINSLEGRRANPRFKPPFPASVGLWGKPTCVNNVETLSNIPAIILHGVDWYKSLSKSKDTGTKMMGFSGRVNHPGVWELPFGTSAREILEKYAGGMKNNFSLKAWLPGGAGTDFLTIEHLDVPMDFSNLMSVGSRLGTGLAMAVDHNINMVSLVRNLEEFFARESCGWCTPCRDGLPWIVKILCAIEKGIGKKEDMQHLEELCDHLGPGKTFCAHAPGAVSPLRSAIKYFRSDFENRIK, encoded by the coding sequence ATGAGTATTATAGAAAAAACACAAGAAACACATCCATTAACATGGTGGGTAAATAATAGAAAACAAACTGTTTGGATACATGATTATATTAGTAAAAATGGTTACAAAGCATTATCGATGGCTTTAAAGAATACCACAGAAAGTGGTATTATCGATATAGTAAAACAATCAGGTTTAAAAGGTAGAGGAGGGGCTGGTTTTTTAACTGGGATAAAATGGTCGTTAGTATCTGATAACAATAAAATATATCCACATTATTTATTATGCAATGCTGATGAAATGGAACCTGGTACATATAAAGACCGTTTATTAATGGAACAAATTCCTCATCAATTAATTGAAGGTATGTTAATAGCAGCGTTTGCTATTAAATCTTCTTGTGGATATATTTTTTTAAGAGGAGAGTATATTAAAGCAGAATATATTTTAAATAGAGCAATATCTGAAGCTAAGGAATTAGGGTATTTAGGAAAAAATATTTTGGGAAGTAATTTTAGTTTTAATGTATTTTTACATACTGGTGCTGGTAGATATATTTGTGGGGAAGAAACAGCATTAATTAATTCCTTAGAAGGTCGTAGAGCTAATCCTAGATTCAAACCACCTTTTCCAGCTAGTGTAGGATTATGGGGAAAGCCTACTTGTGTAAATAATGTCGAAACGTTATCTAATATACCGGCAATAATATTACATGGAGTAGATTGGTACAAGAGTTTATCTAAAAGTAAAGATACTGGTACTAAAATGATGGGTTTTTCCGGTAGAGTAAATCATCCTGGAGTGTGGGAATTACCTTTTGGTACTTCTGCACGAGAAATATTAGAAAAATATGCTGGTGGTATGAAAAATAATTTTTCTCTTAAGGCATGGTTACCAGGAGGTGCTGGAACAGATTTTTTAACTATAGAACATTTAGATGTACCTATGGATTTTTCAAATTTAATGTCGGTAGGTAGTCGATTAGGAACTGGATTGGCAATGGCAGTAGATCATAATATTAATATGGTTTCTTTAGTAAGAAATTTAGAAGAATTTTTTGCACGAGAATCGTGTGGATGGTGTACACCTTGTCGTGATGGTTTGCCTTGGATCGTAAAAATTTTGTGTGCTATAGAGAAAGGTATAGGAAAAAAAGAAGATATGCAACATTTAGAAGAATTATGTGATCATTTGGGACCAGGTAAAACATTTTGTGCACATGCTCCTGGTGCTGTTTCTCCTTTAAGAAGTGCTATAAAATATTTTCGTTCTGATTTTGAAAATAGAATTAAATAA
- the nuoE gene encoding NADH-quinone oxidoreductase subunit NuoE, with amino-acid sequence MCINVNKTRLININFKLSKIEIKAIEEQKMHYQDSRAVSIEALKIVQKIRGWVSDDSIYAISEILNIPAHDVEEVATFYSNIYRKPVGRHIIKYCDSMVCYITGYMEIKLMLETLLAIEPGKTTIDNRFTLLPTCCLGCCDQSPVMMIDDDTYFNLKKEQIPYLLEKYK; translated from the coding sequence ATGTGTATAAATGTAAATAAAACAAGATTAATAAATATAAATTTTAAACTTAGTAAGATAGAAATAAAAGCAATTGAAGAACAAAAGATGCATTATCAGGATTCTCGTGCTGTATCTATTGAAGCTTTGAAAATCGTTCAAAAGATTAGAGGTTGGGTTTCAGATGATTCTATTTATGCTATTTCTGAAATATTAAATATTCCAGCACATGATGTAGAAGAAGTAGCTACATTTTATAGCAATATTTATCGGAAACCAGTTGGACGTCATATAATTAAATATTGCGATAGTATGGTTTGTTATATTACTGGTTATATGGAAATTAAATTAATGTTAGAAACATTATTAGCAATAGAACCTGGGAAAACAACGATTGATAATAGGTTTACTTTGTTGCCAACTTGTTGTTTAGGTTGCTGTGATCAATCTCCAGTTATGATGATTGACGATGACACTTACTTTAATCTTAAAAAAGAACAAATTCCTTATTTATTGGAAAAATATAAATGA
- the nuoG gene encoding NADH-quinone oxidoreductase subunit NuoG has translation MMIIIIDGEKYNIKKDVHNLDNLLSVFLSLGFDVPYFCWHPALGSVGSCRQCAVKLYHDIHDTKGRLVMSCMTAVQDGLIVSIHDKESIFFRKSIIELLMINHPHDCPICEEGGSCHLQDMTVISGHTNRRYRFVKRTHLNQNIGPFMAHNMNRCISCYRCVRYYKDYADGTDFGVYGISSNLYFGRMKSGNLENQFSGNLIEICPTGVFTDKTHFGNYTRKWDLQYAPSICQHCSIGCNISAGERYGTIRKIENRYNKKINHYFLCDRGRFSYGHSNIKDRPNSIRLKKKIINIQSDISKNIVLKHVSDMINQSDKVIGIGSVRASIESNYALQNLVGVKNFSNGMIEIENQCIQLMLSILKNGGIYTPSLAEIEDYDCIIVFGEDLTQTSPRAALAIRQAIKQYAVKLSISKGIDKWNRLGILNVENNIKYPLVITNIDCTELDNVSVYRYIAPVVNQARLGFAIAHELDCYSPVVDQLDHNLIKLVKNITNLLLNSKKPLIISGSHSGNVSLIQASFNIAKSLKKRGLEVGLALFPSSVNSFGVGLLSNLSINQLLNSLVKDQKNTIIILEHDLYRTLLRYQVDLILKYSNCIIIDHQNTKIFQKGHISLPSSNLFESSGTVINYELRPQRFFQVYDPTFGKSNKIVFESWKWLNWLKDKIHYNIKQWLTLDDIINSCIKDFPIFKNIKKIVPNALFRINGQKIARSPHRYSGRTALYMDTNIHEPRQPKDDNSMFSFSMEGNNQLQSSFGYIPFTWSPGWNSIQSSYKINNLQYKNDKYSTLNLRLWDNNISNLDFFNYVPDLFIYSNKWIVVPYYFIFGSDELSQYSTVIKNYNSVFPIVINRKDALKFNFNSGDKIYFNILNQQFIFFIQYSELLESGQIGIPIGTPGIPLDLLGQEITELKKG, from the coding sequence ATTATGATAATTATCATAGATGGTGAAAAATATAATATAAAAAAAGATGTACATAATTTAGATAATTTATTAAGTGTTTTTTTATCTTTAGGTTTTGATGTTCCATATTTTTGTTGGCATCCTGCTTTGGGTAGTGTGGGATCCTGTCGTCAATGTGCTGTAAAATTATATCATGATATTCATGATACAAAAGGAAGATTAGTAATGTCTTGTATGACTGCAGTACAAGATGGATTAATTGTATCTATACATGATAAAGAATCTATATTTTTCAGAAAGAGTATTATAGAACTATTAATGATCAATCATCCTCATGATTGTCCTATATGTGAGGAAGGAGGTAGTTGTCATCTTCAAGATATGACTGTGATTAGTGGTCATACAAATAGAAGATATAGGTTTGTAAAACGAACTCATTTAAATCAAAATATAGGGCCTTTTATGGCTCATAACATGAATCGTTGTATTAGTTGCTATCGTTGTGTACGTTACTATAAAGATTATGCTGATGGTACAGATTTTGGTGTTTATGGAATAAGTTCAAATTTATATTTTGGTCGCATGAAATCTGGAAATTTAGAGAATCAATTTTCTGGTAATTTGATTGAAATTTGTCCAACAGGTGTATTTACTGATAAAACTCATTTTGGTAATTATACAAGAAAATGGGATTTGCAATATGCTCCAAGTATATGTCAACATTGTAGTATAGGTTGTAATATTAGTGCGGGTGAACGTTATGGAACTATTAGAAAAATAGAGAACAGATATAATAAAAAAATTAATCATTATTTTTTATGTGATAGAGGTAGATTTAGTTATGGACATTCAAATATTAAAGATAGACCTAATTCAATACGATTAAAAAAAAAAATAATTAATATACAATCAGATATTTCTAAAAATATAGTTTTAAAACATGTTAGTGATATGATTAATCAGTCAGATAAAGTAATAGGTATTGGTTCTGTTAGAGCTAGTATTGAAAGCAATTATGCATTACAAAACTTAGTAGGAGTAAAAAACTTTTCTAATGGTATGATAGAAATAGAAAATCAGTGTATTCAACTGATGTTAAGTATTTTAAAAAATGGTGGAATATATACACCTAGTTTAGCAGAAATAGAAGATTACGATTGTATTATAGTTTTTGGAGAAGATCTCACTCAAACATCTCCTCGTGCAGCATTAGCTATTCGTCAGGCAATAAAACAGTATGCAGTTAAGTTATCTATATCTAAAGGTATTGATAAATGGAATAGATTAGGAATTTTAAATGTTGAAAATAATATAAAATATCCATTAGTTATTACTAATATTGATTGTACTGAATTAGATAATGTTTCTGTATATCGTTATATAGCACCGGTTGTAAATCAAGCTCGACTGGGTTTTGCGATAGCTCATGAATTAGATTGTTACTCACCAGTAGTTGATCAATTAGATCATAATTTAATTAAATTAGTTAAAAACATTACGAACTTATTATTAAATTCTAAAAAACCATTAATTATATCTGGATCTCATTCAGGAAATGTATCTCTAATTCAAGCGTCTTTTAATATAGCTAAATCGTTAAAAAAAAGAGGATTAGAAGTTGGTTTAGCTTTATTTCCTTCTAGTGTAAATAGTTTTGGAGTAGGCTTGTTAAGTAATTTATCAATTAATCAATTATTAAATTCATTAGTAAAAGACCAAAAAAATACTATTATTATATTAGAGCACGATTTATATCGTACTTTATTACGTTATCAAGTGGATTTGATTTTAAAATATTCTAATTGTATTATTATTGATCATCAAAATACAAAAATTTTTCAAAAAGGACATATTAGTCTTCCATCTTCTAATTTATTTGAAAGTTCTGGGACTGTAATTAATTATGAATTACGTCCTCAACGGTTTTTTCAAGTGTATGATCCAACTTTTGGTAAATCGAACAAAATCGTATTTGAAAGTTGGAAATGGTTAAATTGGTTAAAAGATAAAATACATTATAATATAAAACAATGGTTAACGTTAGATGATATAATCAATAGTTGTATTAAAGATTTTCCTATTTTTAAAAATATAAAAAAAATAGTTCCAAATGCTTTATTCCGAATAAATGGACAAAAAATAGCTCGTTCTCCACATCGTTATAGTGGTAGAACTGCACTTTACATGGATACAAATATACATGAACCTAGACAACCAAAAGATGATAATTCTATGTTTTCTTTTTCGATGGAAGGAAATAATCAATTGCAGAGTTCATTCGGATATATTCCTTTTACATGGTCTCCTGGTTGGAATTCTATACAATCATCTTATAAAATAAATAATTTACAGTATAAAAATGATAAATATTCTACTTTAAATCTTCGTTTATGGGATAATAATATAAGCAATTTAGATTTTTTTAATTATGTTCCTGATTTATTTATTTATAGTAATAAGTGGATAGTAGTACCTTATTATTTTATTTTTGGAAGTGATGAATTATCTCAATATTCAACAGTCATAAAAAATTATAATTCAGTATTTCCTATAGTTATAAATCGTAAAGATGCTTTAAAATTTAATTTTAATTCGGGAGATAAAATATATTTTAATATATTGAATCAACAGTTTATATTTTTTATTCAATATTCAGAATTATTAGAATCAGGTCAAATAGGAATTCCAATAGGTACTCCAGGTATACCATTAGATCTTTTAGGCCAAGAAATAACTGAATTAAAAAAAGGATAA